A stretch of the Argentina anserina chromosome 6, drPotAnse1.1, whole genome shotgun sequence genome encodes the following:
- the LOC126800794 gene encoding protein CHUP1, chloroplastic-like yields MAVKNRDIKPLLVKFGVALALSFAGFLYSRFRTRRIKPSQPPPRSSGEGSEADKGVRPLQKDLLNITTRKAHNSPKARISSEKHEDTYMPNVSVDGCTSSISPSSKHIGVKDNLLLPEFNDLVKEFDLAAFHPMKNVEAPRSDVETPKAFRTLENDDYELEIRQLRDMVRKLRERERHLEVQLLEYYGLKEQETAVLELQNRLKISSMEGQLFSLKIESLQAENRRLEGQASDHAKVVAELEAARAKIRTLKKKLRSEAEHNREQILNLKKRVENLQDNEAAAFNAEIQLKLRRLTDLEGETEELRASNLKLQLHNSDLAQRLESAQVLANSILEDPEVEALKEERDCLCNNPKF; encoded by the exons ATGGCAGTAAAGAACAGGGATATAAAACCTCTTCTAGTGAAATTTGGGGTGGCCTTGGCTCTCTCTTTTGCTGGATTTCTCTATTCTCGTTTTAGAACAAGAAGGATCAAGCCTTCTCAACCTCCTCCACGCTCCTCGG GTGAAGGAAGTGAAGCTGATAAGGGAGTAAGACCTCTGCAGAAGGATCTCCTTAATATCACCACCAGGAAAGCACACAATTCTCCCAAGGCTAGGATTTCATCTGAAAAACAT GAAGACACATACATGCCGAACGTTAGTGTTGATGGTTGTACATCTAGTATTTCTCCAAGCAGTAAACATATTGGAGTTAAAGATAATTTGCTCTTGCCAGAGTTTAATGATCTTGTGAAGGAATTTGACTTGGCCGCATTTCATCCAATGAAGAACGTTGAAGCTCCTAGGTCAGATGTGGAGACTCCAAAGGCATTTAGAACTTTAGAAAACGACGACTATGAGCTAGAAATTAGACAGCTCAGGGACATGGTTAGAAAACTTCGAGAGAGGGAACGGCATCTTGAGGTCCAGTTGCTAGAGTATTATGGCCTTAAAGAGCAGGAGACTGCTGTTTTGGAGCTCCAAAATCGATTGAAGATAAGCAGTATGGAGGGACAACTTTTCAGTCTCAAGATTGAGTCCTTACAGGCAGAAAACCGTAGACTAGAGGGGCAAGCTTCTGATCATGCAAAAGTGGTGGCTGAGCTTGAGGCTGCTCGGGCAAAAATTCGGACACTTAAAAAGAAACTCAGATCTGAAGCTGAACACAACAGAGAACAGATCTTAAATCTtaagaaaagagttgaaaattTGCAAGACAATGAAGCTGCTGCCTTCAATGCAGAGATTCAATTGAAGCTGAGAAGGCTAACAGATTTGGAGGGTGAGACAGAAGAGTTGCGAGCATCTAATTTGAAATTGCAACTTCATAATTCTGACTTGGCTCAGAGGTTGGAATCCGCACAAGTCCTAGCAAATTCTATTCTGGAAGATCCAGAG GTAGAAGCATTGAAAGAAGAGAGGGACTGcttatgtaataaccctaaattttag